The following proteins are co-located in the Streptomyces bottropensis ATCC 25435 genome:
- a CDS encoding TetR/AcrR family transcriptional regulator, which produces MSMIAERGLDKLTMAALGREVGMSSGHLLYYFHSKDELLLRTLEWSEGRLGVERARLLTRTGTVRERLAAYVDLYVPDGHRDPHWTLWLEVWNRSQNADDDARERQAAIEGAWHRDLVALLAEGVSKGEFRAVDPDRFAARLRALLDGFSIHVAIGLRGTDRAQILAHVREFLDESLG; this is translated from the coding sequence ATGAGCATGATCGCCGAGCGGGGCCTGGACAAGCTCACCATGGCGGCGCTCGGCCGGGAGGTCGGCATGAGCAGCGGTCATCTCCTCTACTACTTCCACTCCAAGGACGAGCTGCTGCTGCGGACCCTGGAGTGGAGCGAGGGCCGGCTCGGCGTGGAGCGGGCCCGGCTGCTCACCCGCACGGGCACCGTCCGTGAACGGCTGGCGGCGTACGTCGACCTGTACGTCCCCGACGGCCACCGCGACCCCCACTGGACACTCTGGCTGGAGGTCTGGAACCGCTCGCAGAACGCCGACGACGACGCCCGTGAGCGTCAGGCCGCCATCGAGGGCGCCTGGCACCGCGACCTGGTGGCCCTGCTCGCGGAGGGCGTGTCGAAGGGGGAGTTCCGGGCGGTCGACCCGGATCGGTTCGCCGCCCGGCTGCGGGCCCTGCTCGACGGCTTCTCCATCCATGTGGCCATCGGGCTGCGCGGCACGGACCGCGCCCAGATCCTCGCTCACGTACGGGAGTTCCTCGACGAGTCGCTGGGGTGA